In Candidatus Epulonipiscium viviparus, one DNA window encodes the following:
- a CDS encoding putative bifunctional diguanylate cyclase/phosphodiesterase, protein MNRKFIDKKLLSTVAALFISIMIIVQVMIHIWDTQTVNSISKMYVDDLIDKYQQDLQVLSYANHLVASNDTVQNLFITNDEEAISTTKILEYWLGLQNINNFLTNMGLTAQISVYTLEKTETITHDNIIMGKSLHDAPWFNEYYTRSPQYTTPLYMNNQHTMFSIVSNVYDKNNNILGAVSIDITLADMLEYFVEHFHLGSLDLYLQHDYGITTTAGIESTNIPTHSITHYIYEYTQTISNEKLIFIIDKSSVRNTTYVERSQFDIIFGTSSFAIIISMLVLITIKVILHPVAASINNVKNILLELGDTSEHNFGISYINDLTVVMEKTVSTKIKELLFYDGLTKLPNRQHFNKYITKILNQDRQFALIVLEIRDFKSIHDGNIEGKGDIILVEIARRFKHFSNHKNVQITRFGEEKFILILQEIYTESEVMTFYHALTDYFAQYPINISHKSINILFDSVGIICPQHASSKDELFSKISIMSNQAKELAINDIVMFDPLVYQNSLREDIIRNILKVSITNNEFFLNYQPIIDKNKVIKKAEALVRWKNSLLGFVYPDQFIHITEQTELIIDLGYWIIERVSKDMQEMYSANNKIQISINVSPIQIRMPDFVSNAKDILDRYNIHYSDICFEITESALLQTKATVNENIVTDNIEKLQAMGIRIAMDDFGTGYSSFNYLNEYNFDILKLDKLFVNKTTTKQYEIINSIKNISDILNMEMIIEGVETQEQFDIVKNYGLVQGYYFSKPIEWDALQLLLQQE, encoded by the coding sequence ATGAATCGCAAATTTATAGATAAAAAGTTATTATCTACTGTCGCAGCTTTATTTATCAGTATAATGATCATAGTTCAAGTAATGATTCACATTTGGGATACACAAACAGTTAATTCGATAAGCAAAATGTATGTAGATGATCTCATAGACAAATATCAGCAAGATTTACAAGTACTTAGTTATGCAAACCATCTAGTGGCCTCTAATGATACCGTCCAAAATTTATTTATCACAAATGATGAGGAAGCGATTTCTACCACAAAGATTCTAGAATATTGGTTGGGCCTTCAAAATATAAATAATTTTTTAACTAATATGGGATTAACGGCCCAAATTTCTGTTTATACTTTAGAAAAAACAGAAACGATTACACACGATAACATTATAATGGGAAAATCTTTGCACGACGCTCCCTGGTTCAACGAGTACTACACTAGATCACCACAATATACGACGCCGCTATATATGAATAATCAACATACTATGTTTAGTATTGTATCCAATGTCTACGATAAAAACAATAATATTCTCGGTGCAGTATCAATCGACATTACATTAGCAGATATGCTAGAATACTTTGTGGAACATTTTCATCTAGGATCTTTAGATTTGTATCTCCAACATGACTATGGAATAACTACAACAGCAGGCATAGAATCAACTAATATTCCCACTCATTCTATTACTCACTACATATACGAATACACTCAAACAATTAGCAATGAAAAATTGATATTTATAATAGATAAATCATCCGTTCGAAATACCACTTATGTGGAACGATCTCAATTTGATATTATATTTGGGACCAGTTCTTTTGCTATTATTATATCGATGTTGGTTCTTATTACTATAAAGGTAATCTTACATCCTGTGGCAGCTTCTATTAATAATGTAAAAAATATTCTTTTAGAGTTGGGAGATACTTCAGAGCATAACTTTGGGATTAGCTACATAAATGACTTGACAGTAGTTATGGAAAAAACTGTATCAACAAAAATTAAAGAATTGCTATTTTATGATGGTCTAACGAAATTACCCAATAGGCAACATTTCAACAAATATATTACCAAAATATTGAATCAAGATAGACAATTCGCATTAATCGTATTGGAAATTAGAGATTTTAAATCTATACATGACGGCAATATAGAAGGAAAAGGAGATATCATTTTAGTTGAAATAGCTCGCCGATTTAAACATTTTAGTAATCATAAAAATGTACAAATTACACGTTTTGGAGAGGAAAAATTCATTTTAATTTTGCAAGAAATATATACCGAATCAGAAGTTATGACTTTTTATCATGCACTAACAGATTACTTTGCACAATATCCTATCAATATCAGTCATAAATCTATTAATATACTCTTTGATTCGGTAGGGATTATATGTCCGCAACATGCCAGTAGCAAAGATGAGCTGTTTAGTAAGATAAGCATTATGTCTAACCAAGCCAAAGAACTAGCAATCAATGATATTGTCATGTTTGATCCATTAGTATATCAAAATTCACTCAGAGAAGATATTATTAGGAATATTTTGAAAGTATCTATAACAAATAACGAATTCTTCTTAAACTATCAACCAATTATAGATAAAAATAAGGTTATTAAAAAAGCTGAAGCACTCGTTAGGTGGAAAAACTCTTTACTTGGATTTGTATATCCAGACCAATTTATTCACATTACAGAACAAACAGAATTGATTATTGATCTAGGATATTGGATTATAGAACGAGTTTCGAAAGATATGCAAGAAATGTATTCAGCAAACAATAAAATACAAATCTCTATCAATGTTTCTCCTATACAAATTAGAATGCCTGATTTTGTGTCTAATGCAAAGGACATTTTGGATCGTTATAACATACATTATTCTGACATATGCTTTGAAATCACAGAATCCGCATTGCTACAAACCAAGGCAACGGTAAATGAAAATATTGTCACAGATAATATAGAAAAGTTGCAAGCCATGGGCATCCGCATTGCTATGGATGACTTTGGTACTGGGTATTCATCTTTTAACTACCTAAATGAATATAACTTTGACATACTCAAATTAGATAAATTGTTTGTCAATAAAACTACTACTAAGCAATATGAAATTATCAATTCTATTAAAAATATTTCGGATATATTAAACATGGAAATGATTATAGAAGGGGTAGAGACACAAGAACAATTTGATATAGTAAAAAACTATGGCTTAGTTCAAGGGTACTATTTTTCAAAGCCAATTGAATGGGACGCACTGCAACTACTATTACAACAAGAGTAA
- a CDS encoding LysR family transcriptional regulator — MDFKELNYVLAVAKFQNITKASQYLFISQPSLSKYIKNLEESLGTKLFNRLGNRFTLTYAGEYYIESAKEIISIKNRLDQQLVDIALFDKGKLNIGIPPTRGSYLFPLILPIFNQKYPNVEINTSDNTTKQLENALISGELDIAVLTTPITNPFIEYEFIKPDYITLVISADHVHADKGVLSSKFKYPWIDINYFNKDPFILASNTQRIGQIAFKTLNSLNFNPITIYHIENFITTLNLVDVNSGVCFMSEFHLKHLSKGNLVQFSVGTKDLSYDVVVAYRKGSYLSAHTREIINIIKEVL; from the coding sequence ATGGATTTTAAAGAATTAAATTATGTACTCGCTGTTGCAAAGTTTCAAAACATCACAAAAGCTTCTCAATATCTGTTTATATCTCAACCATCGCTCAGTAAATATATAAAGAATCTCGAAGAGTCGTTAGGAACCAAACTCTTTAATAGACTAGGTAATCGTTTTACTCTCACTTATGCTGGTGAATATTACATTGAAAGCGCGAAAGAAATTATTTCTATCAAAAATCGATTAGATCAACAATTGGTCGATATCGCATTGTTCGATAAAGGTAAATTGAATATTGGCATCCCACCTACTAGAGGGTCATATCTATTTCCATTGATTTTGCCAATTTTTAACCAAAAGTATCCTAATGTTGAGATTAATACTAGTGATAACACAACCAAGCAGCTAGAAAATGCGTTAATATCTGGCGAACTCGATATTGCAGTACTTACCACTCCTATTACTAATCCATTTATAGAATACGAATTCATAAAACCTGATTATATTACTCTAGTGATTAGTGCAGATCATGTACACGCTGATAAAGGCGTACTGTCTTCTAAGTTTAAATATCCGTGGATAGATATTAATTATTTTAATAAGGACCCTTTTATACTTGCCTCAAATACTCAGCGAATTGGTCAAATTGCGTTTAAAACTCTCAATTCACTTAATTTTAACCCTATAACTATTTATCATATAGAAAACTTCATCACTACCCTAAACCTAGTAGATGTCAATAGTGGAGTTTGCTTTATGTCTGAATTTCATCTAAAACATTTATCAAAGGGGAATTTAGTTCAATTTTCTGTGGGTACAAAGGATTTATCTTATGATGTGGTAGTAGCGTATCGAAAGGGATCATATTTATCTGCACATACTCGAGAGATTATCAATATAATTAAAGAAGTATTATAA
- a CDS encoding SLC13 family permease encodes MAEYFDIISLVFLIVTITVGFLKKMNIGLLAIGMSIVLAQLAGFSSSQVYAGFDAKLFTQLVGVTYLFGIAQVNGTIELLVKKTLALVGNKSFLVPIILFLTSGFFTAIGPGNISMGALMTVVAITIAVYMGKNPIFYALVTKAATNGFGLSPITPAGIISTNLGEAAGFSGFEMGVFLNVILWGVVCFITFALIFRKSDKATTAKVLKMEDLEAFTRPQIITIIGMVVMVSMVLFLGIDVGLASFFVAAILSFMGICKEKSALAKVPWGTLMLICGVGLLMNLVNQLGGVALLTEALLSIMTENTATPIIAGVSSLLSSVSSTSGVVLPTMYPTLTGIVQEFPSLSFTELASCVATGSFSSAFSPASTGGGLILAAYATATNSSENELNKIFGKLCVIAVGISILNVVLAWLGLYSIIG; translated from the coding sequence ATGGCAGAATATTTTGATATTATATCGCTAGTATTTTTGATAGTAACAATTACAGTCGGCTTCCTCAAAAAAATGAATATCGGTCTCTTGGCAATCGGTATGTCGATCGTATTGGCACAATTGGCTGGCTTTTCAAGTTCTCAGGTATATGCGGGGTTTGATGCAAAACTATTTACTCAGCTAGTGGGAGTTACGTACCTATTTGGTATTGCACAAGTAAATGGGACGATAGAGCTCCTGGTAAAGAAAACGTTGGCGCTGGTAGGAAACAAAAGCTTTTTGGTCCCTATTATATTATTTTTAACGTCGGGATTCTTTACTGCAATAGGGCCAGGAAATATTTCGATGGGTGCCTTGATGACTGTTGTTGCAATCACCATTGCAGTATATATGGGAAAAAATCCAATATTTTATGCCTTGGTAACCAAAGCTGCAACTAACGGATTCGGTCTTTCTCCTATCACTCCTGCTGGGATTATCAGTACCAACCTAGGAGAAGCTGCGGGGTTTTCGGGATTCGAAATGGGAGTCTTTTTAAATGTAATATTATGGGGTGTTGTTTGCTTTATAACTTTCGCATTGATATTTAGAAAATCAGATAAAGCGACTACCGCTAAAGTATTAAAAATGGAAGATCTCGAAGCGTTTACTAGACCACAAATTATAACAATTATTGGTATGGTAGTTATGGTATCTATGGTATTATTCTTGGGCATTGATGTTGGTTTGGCATCATTCTTTGTTGCTGCCATACTTAGCTTTATGGGAATTTGTAAAGAAAAAAGCGCGTTGGCAAAAGTACCTTGGGGCACATTGATGCTAATTTGCGGTGTTGGCTTGTTGATGAATCTTGTAAATCAATTGGGCGGAGTAGCGTTATTAACAGAAGCACTTCTATCTATTATGACCGAAAATACTGCGACACCAATTATTGCCGGAGTTAGCTCATTGCTATCTAGCGTAAGCTCAACATCGGGCGTTGTGTTGCCAACAATGTATCCAACATTAACAGGCATCGTGCAAGAGTTCCCAAGTTTAAGCTTTACAGAACTCGCAAGCTGTGTCGCAACAGGATCATTCTCATCAGCTTTTTCTCCAGCATCAACAGGTGGCGGACTAATCTTGGCAGCGTATGCAACAGCAACTAATAGCTCAGAAAATGAATTAAATAAAATATTCGGTAAATTATGCGTGATTGCAGTTGGTATCTCAATCTTAAATGTAGTTTTGGCTTGGCTTGGACTTTATTCTATTATAGGTTAA
- a CDS encoding hydratase, whose translation MVTLKNEKVWLYDNHKVILDSENNEHNITPEQAKAGTMTAEIFATHNESGTADNLKLKFDSLTSHDLTYVGVIQTAKASGLEKFPVPYVLTNCHNSLCAVGGTLNDDDHVFGLTAAKKYGGISVPANQAVIHQYMREMMAGCGKMVLGTDSHTRYGALGCMGIGEGGGEVVKQLLSNTYDMKSPEVIMIYLEGKLRPGVGPQDVSLAIIREVFANGFLKNKVMEFVGPGVNGLSMDFRNGIDIMTTETTCLSSIWITDEKVQEYYQIHQRPEEYKELKPQNVALYDGMVHIDLSKVECMIALPFHPSNAYTIKELQENLDEILEKTEKAAQKQISNPNLKLNLRSKVKDGHLYVDQAEIAGCAGGMYENIQAAKQILQGCELTSEYFALNIYPASTPIYSKMLDDGSAKALTQSGAIIKPAFCGPCFGAGDVPAHDSLSIRHTTRNFPNREGSKPGDGQLASVALMDARSIAATALNGGRLTAATELDFTEPEVTYTFDPLPYKRVYNGFQSPQAKEALKLGPNITEWPEMVALKDDILLKVASVIKDDVTTTDELIPSGDASTYRSNPKKMSEFTLSRRDPQYVSTAKEMLELEEERRLVEKNSKTTLTSELIELISKVAPEKDMSTFVKNTGFGSVVYAVKPGDGSAREQAASCQKVLGGLANIAVEYATKRYRSNLVNWGILPFTADKSVMDQLNRNDYIYIKDIRTQLQNNVKTSDAIVISEDGTTKTIKLYLNDIAPEEKEVLLEGSLINFYKNV comes from the coding sequence GTGGTAACATTGAAAAATGAGAAAGTATGGCTATATGATAATCACAAAGTGATTTTGGATTCTGAAAATAATGAACACAACATTACACCCGAGCAAGCAAAAGCGGGTACAATGACAGCCGAAATATTTGCGACACATAATGAGTCGGGAACTGCAGATAACCTAAAACTGAAGTTTGATTCTTTAACATCACATGACTTGACGTATGTAGGGGTAATTCAAACGGCAAAAGCAAGCGGCTTAGAAAAATTTCCAGTGCCATACGTATTGACAAATTGCCATAATAGCTTATGTGCCGTTGGCGGTACACTCAATGATGACGACCACGTATTTGGCTTAACTGCAGCAAAGAAGTATGGCGGAATATCGGTGCCAGCCAATCAAGCGGTTATTCATCAATATATGCGTGAGATGATGGCAGGATGTGGAAAAATGGTTTTGGGAACTGATAGCCACACGAGATACGGCGCTTTAGGATGCATGGGTATTGGCGAAGGTGGCGGAGAGGTCGTAAAGCAACTACTGAGCAATACCTATGATATGAAATCTCCAGAAGTTATAATGATATATTTAGAAGGCAAGCTGCGACCAGGTGTAGGTCCGCAAGACGTATCGCTAGCTATTATTCGAGAGGTCTTTGCAAATGGGTTCCTAAAAAATAAGGTTATGGAATTTGTAGGGCCAGGAGTGAATGGGCTGTCAATGGACTTTAGAAATGGCATCGACATTATGACAACAGAGACAACTTGCTTATCTTCTATATGGATCACCGATGAAAAGGTGCAAGAGTATTATCAGATACATCAAAGACCAGAAGAGTATAAAGAGCTAAAGCCTCAAAATGTTGCCCTATATGACGGAATGGTACACATCGATTTATCAAAAGTGGAGTGTATGATCGCACTGCCATTTCACCCGAGCAATGCGTATACAATTAAAGAGCTGCAAGAAAATTTAGATGAGATATTGGAGAAAACTGAAAAAGCCGCGCAGAAGCAAATTAGTAATCCAAACTTAAAATTAAACTTACGCTCAAAAGTAAAAGATGGTCATTTGTATGTTGATCAGGCAGAAATTGCGGGCTGCGCAGGTGGAATGTATGAAAATATACAAGCAGCGAAACAAATATTACAAGGATGCGAATTGACAAGCGAGTATTTTGCATTAAATATTTATCCAGCGAGTACTCCAATATATTCAAAAATGTTAGACGACGGAAGCGCAAAAGCTTTGACACAATCAGGAGCAATCATTAAACCTGCGTTTTGTGGTCCATGTTTTGGCGCAGGAGATGTTCCGGCTCATGACTCGTTGTCTATTAGGCATACGACCAGAAACTTCCCAAATCGTGAAGGATCTAAGCCTGGCGATGGACAATTGGCGTCGGTCGCATTGATGGATGCGCGAAGCATAGCTGCAACAGCATTGAATGGCGGAAGATTGACTGCTGCAACAGAACTTGATTTTACCGAGCCAGAAGTGACTTATACTTTTGATCCACTTCCATACAAACGTGTATATAATGGATTTCAATCTCCACAAGCAAAGGAAGCCTTAAAACTTGGACCAAATATTACAGAGTGGCCAGAAATGGTAGCGCTAAAAGATGACATTCTATTAAAAGTCGCATCAGTAATAAAAGATGATGTTACAACAACCGATGAGCTGATACCATCTGGTGACGCATCGACGTATCGATCTAATCCTAAGAAGATGTCTGAATTTACATTATCTAGACGTGATCCACAATACGTTAGTACTGCAAAAGAAATGCTAGAACTCGAAGAAGAAAGAAGATTGGTCGAGAAAAATTCCAAAACGACGCTAACAAGTGAGTTGATCGAGCTAATATCGAAAGTTGCACCAGAAAAAGATATGTCAACATTCGTGAAAAATACAGGATTTGGCAGTGTAGTATATGCAGTAAAGCCAGGCGACGGCTCGGCACGTGAGCAAGCAGCATCTTGCCAGAAGGTATTGGGCGGGCTTGCCAACATTGCGGTTGAATATGCCACTAAGCGTTACCGTTCAAACTTAGTAAACTGGGGAATCTTGCCGTTTACAGCAGATAAGAGTGTTATGGATCAGCTAAATAGAAATGACTATATATACATCAAAGATATCAGAACTCAGCTGCAAAACAATGTGAAAACAAGCGACGCAATAGTTATTAGTGAAGATGGTACAACTAAAACGATAAAATTATATTTAAATGATATAGCACCAGAAGAGAAAGAAGTACTACTAGAAGGTTCGTTGATTAATTTTTATAAGAACGTTTAA
- a CDS encoding 2-methylaconitate cis-trans isomerase PrpF family protein, whose protein sequence is MNKIECVIFRGGTSKGVFILEDKLPKDKELWDGILLSLMGSPDKLQIDGLGGATSTTSKVAIISKSDNPDWDVNYTFAQVSIDKALISYKGNCGNISSAVGPYAIEKGLVDPVDGETVVRIYNTNTNKVIYSHVQTPNKEVSYEGDFQIAGVPGSSSVVKLAFKDPAGSMTGKLLPTGNAVDTLEIPNYKPVEVSLVDSSNPLVFIKASDVGLKGTELPADIDKDPAMLNLLETIRGVAAVKLGFIADYKESAEKSPGVPKLTIVSEAADYVTSQGEEIKAESMDILGRMMSMQLTHKTYALTGALCTATAANIEGSVVNKVVRKGFDPASITIAHPGGLMQNGVECVINSNNEIEVPWVYGYRTARYIMDGVAFYR, encoded by the coding sequence ATGAATAAAATCGAATGTGTAATTTTTAGAGGCGGAACAAGTAAGGGTGTATTTATTTTGGAAGATAAGTTGCCAAAAGATAAAGAGCTTTGGGACGGAATCTTGCTATCGCTGATGGGAAGCCCAGATAAATTGCAAATAGATGGATTAGGCGGAGCGACATCTACCACTAGCAAGGTTGCTATAATATCAAAATCAGACAACCCGGATTGGGACGTTAATTATACATTTGCGCAAGTATCGATCGACAAAGCTTTGATATCATATAAGGGAAATTGTGGAAATATTTCTTCTGCAGTAGGTCCATATGCAATAGAAAAGGGTTTGGTAGATCCGGTAGACGGCGAGACTGTCGTGCGTATATATAACACCAATACCAACAAAGTGATTTACTCTCATGTGCAAACGCCAAATAAAGAAGTAAGCTATGAGGGAGACTTTCAAATAGCCGGAGTTCCGGGATCATCTAGCGTTGTAAAGTTGGCGTTTAAAGATCCTGCGGGGTCTATGACCGGAAAACTCCTTCCGACTGGCAATGCGGTAGATACTTTGGAAATACCAAACTATAAGCCAGTAGAAGTATCGTTGGTAGACTCTTCAAATCCGTTGGTCTTTATCAAAGCATCTGATGTTGGATTAAAAGGAACAGAGCTTCCAGCAGATATAGACAAAGATCCAGCAATGCTAAATCTTTTAGAAACTATAAGAGGAGTGGCGGCAGTAAAGCTTGGGTTTATTGCAGATTATAAAGAATCGGCTGAGAAAAGTCCGGGAGTGCCAAAGCTGACTATTGTTTCTGAAGCGGCAGACTATGTAACATCTCAGGGAGAAGAAATTAAGGCAGAGAGCATGGATATTTTAGGAAGAATGATGTCTATGCAATTAACTCACAAAACATACGCACTAACTGGAGCGCTCTGTACTGCTACAGCTGCAAATATCGAGGGATCTGTTGTAAATAAAGTGGTACGAAAAGGATTTGATCCTGCAAGCATTACGATAGCGCATCCGGGTGGGTTGATGCAAAACGGCGTGGAATGCGTTATAAATTCAAACAACGAAATTGAAGTACCGTGGGTATATGGCTACAGAACTGCGAGATACATCATGGATGGCGTCGCTTTTTATAGATAA
- the citD gene encoding citrate lyase acyl carrier protein: MEAMKLQETAAAGTLESSDIQIIIEPAKAGSGIKLDLQSAVMAQFGEQIEAVILETIKNLGVADAKVFANDKGAIDAVIISRVQTAIYRSAKTSTYKWF; encoded by the coding sequence ATGGAAGCAATGAAACTGCAAGAAACTGCTGCAGCAGGAACTTTAGAATCGAGTGACATACAAATTATTATTGAACCAGCCAAAGCGGGATCGGGAATTAAATTGGACCTACAGAGTGCAGTGATGGCTCAATTTGGAGAGCAAATAGAGGCAGTAATTTTGGAGACGATAAAAAATCTTGGAGTTGCAGATGCCAAAGTTTTTGCTAACGACAAAGGGGCAATAGACGCGGTAATAATAAGTAGAGTGCAAACCGCAATATATCGTAGTGCTAAAACTAGTACGTATAAATGGTTTTAA
- a CDS encoding HpcH/HpaI aldolase/citrate lyase family protein, with protein sequence MKLRRSMLFLPANNPGLIRDVHIYKPDSVMFDLEDAIAMSEKDAARILIHNMLKALKDIYQELEIETVVRINALTTKFWEQDLAAVVSAGVDMVRIPMTEHPEDVITASDYISQIEKQCGREEGSTKIMVAIETALGVMNSFEIAKTKYKTDRLVAMALSAEDFVTSMKTSRSISGEELFTARGMIAMAARACDLEVLDTVYTDINNDEGFLKEANLIKTMGFGGKSLIHPKQVELIHSVFTPTETEIIKAQKIIRATNKAAAQNLGVFTVDGKMVDGPIIERARRVIQLAMATNLISEEDAQ encoded by the coding sequence ATGAAGCTAAGACGTTCGATGTTATTTTTACCAGCAAACAATCCGGGGCTAATTAGAGATGTTCATATTTATAAACCAGATTCGGTGATGTTTGATTTAGAAGATGCGATAGCGATGAGTGAAAAAGACGCAGCTAGAATATTGATACATAATATGCTAAAAGCTTTAAAGGATATTTATCAAGAATTAGAAATCGAAACAGTAGTTCGAATTAACGCATTGACAACTAAATTTTGGGAGCAAGATTTAGCTGCAGTGGTGAGTGCAGGAGTGGACATGGTAAGAATCCCCATGACAGAGCATCCGGAAGATGTAATAACGGCTTCTGATTATATATCACAAATTGAAAAGCAATGCGGAAGAGAAGAAGGTTCGACCAAAATTATGGTAGCAATTGAAACGGCTCTGGGAGTAATGAACAGCTTTGAAATTGCAAAAACTAAGTATAAAACCGATCGGTTGGTTGCGATGGCATTAAGCGCCGAAGACTTTGTTACCAGCATGAAAACATCTAGATCGATTTCGGGAGAAGAGTTGTTTACGGCCAGAGGAATGATTGCCATGGCGGCGAGAGCGTGCGACCTTGAGGTGTTAGATACGGTATATACCGACATTAACAATGACGAAGGATTTTTGAAGGAGGCCAACCTAATTAAGACCATGGGATTTGGCGGAAAGTCTTTGATACATCCAAAACAAGTTGAATTAATTCATAGCGTATTTACTCCAACAGAAACAGAAATAATTAAGGCTCAAAAAATTATTAGGGCTACCAACAAAGCTGCAGCGCAAAATTTGGGCGTGTTTACCGTTGATGGCAAAATGGTTGATGGGCCAATAATTGAGAGAGCAAGACGAGTGATTCAATTGGCAATGGCAACAAACCTAATAAGTGAGGAGGATGCGCAATGA
- the citF gene encoding citrate lyase subunit alpha: protein MSRVNKKLLKQIKGYGSRKPYKNPYTALNINKKEDIRRNKVVDSLKEAIQKSGLSDGMTISFCHHFRDGDKLLMQTIEVIASLGIKDLRIAASSLTSAHDGLIAYIESGVVTRLETSGIRSKLAKAVSEGIMGDKPVVIRSHGGRARAIAEGDVKIDVAFIGAPSADCMGNANGVNGKSPCGAMGYAMVDAAHAAKVIVVTDCLVPYPNFPQSIIQTQVDYVVVVDEIGDPKGIMTGATRAVSNPKELLMAKNVVEVMKASGLFVDGFSMQTGSGGASLAVNKFIKDELVKQDIKISYALGGLTSAMCEILEEGLVHKVLDTQSFDQVAGESLKNNINHIEISADYYASIGNKSAAVDKLDFVVLSALEIDKDFNVNVISGSDGIIRAASGGHSDTAAMAKVAIIVAPLTRGRIATIIDKVTTIVTPGDTIDVVVTDYGTIVNPKRSDLIEKFKKQNIKLLTMERARELATKLVGTPAPIEFDDQIVAVVEYRDGSIIDVIRKSKA from the coding sequence ATGAGCAGGGTAAACAAAAAATTGTTGAAACAGATTAAGGGCTACGGATCACGAAAGCCATATAAAAATCCATATACTGCGTTAAACATTAATAAGAAGGAAGATATACGAAGAAATAAAGTGGTAGATTCATTGAAAGAAGCGATACAAAAAAGTGGGTTATCTGATGGAATGACAATATCTTTTTGCCATCATTTTAGAGATGGGGATAAGTTACTGATGCAAACGATAGAAGTTATTGCTAGCCTCGGTATTAAAGATTTGCGAATAGCAGCAAGTTCGCTAACATCTGCTCACGACGGGCTTATAGCATATATAGAATCTGGTGTGGTCACGAGATTAGAAACAAGCGGCATTCGCTCCAAGCTTGCAAAAGCAGTTTCAGAAGGAATTATGGGCGATAAGCCTGTGGTAATTCGTTCGCATGGTGGGCGTGCCCGAGCAATTGCAGAGGGTGACGTTAAAATTGATGTGGCATTTATAGGAGCGCCGTCAGCAGACTGTATGGGCAATGCCAACGGTGTAAACGGCAAGTCTCCGTGTGGGGCTATGGGATATGCCATGGTGGACGCCGCACATGCAGCAAAAGTGATTGTTGTAACCGACTGCTTAGTGCCGTACCCAAACTTTCCGCAAAGTATTATTCAAACTCAGGTTGATTATGTAGTAGTAGTCGATGAGATAGGCGATCCAAAAGGCATAATGACTGGCGCAACAAGAGCTGTTAGCAATCCCAAAGAGCTTCTTATGGCCAAAAATGTTGTGGAGGTTATGAAAGCTTCGGGACTATTTGTAGATGGATTTTCAATGCAAACTGGCTCGGGAGGCGCATCGTTGGCAGTCAACAAATTTATTAAGGATGAGCTGGTTAAGCAAGACATAAAAATAAGTTATGCATTAGGTGGATTAACATCCGCAATGTGTGAAATACTAGAAGAAGGATTAGTTCACAAGGTTCTCGATACACAGTCATTTGACCAAGTGGCAGGAGAATCGTTAAAAAATAATATCAATCACATTGAGATTAGCGCTGATTATTACGCATCGATTGGAAACAAATCCGCAGCAGTTGATAAGCTAGACTTTGTGGTGCTCTCCGCATTAGAGATAGATAAGGACTTTAATGTAAACGTAATATCTGGATCAGACGGCATAATCCGTGCGGCATCAGGAGGGCATAGCGACACTGCAGCTATGGCAAAAGTTGCAATAATAGTTGCACCACTAACTCGCGGAAGGATTGCAACCATTATAGATAAAGTAACTACAATAGTAACCCCAGGAGATACAATCGATGTAGTGGTAACAGATTATGGAACTATCGTAAATCCAAAACGCAGTGACTTAATCGAAAAATTTAAGAAGCAAAACATAAAGTTACTTACAATGGAAAGGGCTCGTGAGCTAGCAACAAAACTGGTTGGCACGCCGGCACCTATCGAGTTTGATGACCAAATCGTTGCAGTTGTGGAATATAGAGACGGCTCGATTATAGATGTAATTAGGAAAAGCAAAGCATAA